A window from Hyalangium ruber encodes these proteins:
- a CDS encoding acyclic terpene utilization AtuA family protein: MAASPLRIGNASGFYGDRFSAVREMLEGGQLDVVTGDYLAELTMLILGRDRMKDPDLGYAKTFLRQMEQCLALAMEKKVRVVTNAGGLNPVGLATALRQLSERLGVKARVAHVEGDDLSGNADALGLGTPITANAYLGAWGIAACLRAGADIVVTGRVTDASLVVGPAAAHFGWRTDDWDRLAGAMVAGHVLECGAQATGGNYSFFTELDARRPGFPLAEIHEDGSSVITKHPGTGGAVTVDTVTAQLVYEITGARYAGPDATARFDTLSLSSDGKDRVRITGVRGEPPPPTVKVCLNHLGGYRNESTFVLVGLDIEEKARLAREQLEAALPRKPKEIHWTLVRTDREDAPTEEQAAAFLRVVVKDPDAKVIGRAFSGAAVELALGSYPGFTMTAPPADSAPYGVYTPAYVDAAKVEHVAVLPDGTRSVIPPSEQTLALGPAESPALPEPLPAGPTRRVPLGRIVAARSGDKGGTANIGVWARTDEAWRWLVHTLTSDKLRELLPEAAAFPIERHLFPRLRGLNFVIDGILGEGVSSSTRFDPQGKALGEWLRSRHIDVPEALLRNER, encoded by the coding sequence ATGGCCGCGTCCCCCCTGCGTATCGGCAATGCCTCGGGCTTCTATGGAGACCGCTTCTCGGCGGTCCGCGAGATGCTCGAAGGCGGTCAGCTTGATGTCGTCACCGGCGACTACCTCGCCGAACTGACGATGCTGATCCTCGGTCGCGATCGGATGAAGGATCCGGATCTCGGTTACGCGAAGACCTTCCTCCGCCAGATGGAGCAGTGCCTGGCGCTCGCCATGGAGAAGAAGGTCCGGGTCGTCACCAACGCGGGCGGCTTGAACCCCGTGGGGCTCGCCACCGCGCTCCGCCAGCTCTCCGAGCGTCTGGGCGTGAAGGCCCGGGTCGCGCACGTGGAGGGCGACGATCTCTCGGGCAACGCGGATGCGCTGGGGCTGGGCACGCCCATCACGGCGAACGCGTACCTGGGAGCGTGGGGAATCGCCGCGTGCCTGCGCGCGGGAGCGGACATCGTCGTCACCGGACGCGTGACGGACGCCTCGCTCGTCGTGGGCCCGGCGGCCGCGCACTTCGGCTGGCGGACGGATGACTGGGACCGGCTCGCGGGGGCGATGGTCGCCGGCCATGTGCTGGAGTGTGGTGCCCAGGCCACAGGAGGCAACTACTCCTTCTTCACGGAGCTGGACGCCCGCCGACCCGGCTTCCCGCTCGCGGAGATCCATGAAGATGGGAGTTCCGTCATCACCAAGCACCCGGGCACGGGCGGCGCGGTGACGGTGGACACGGTGACCGCGCAGCTCGTCTACGAAATCACTGGGGCCCGGTACGCGGGGCCCGACGCGACGGCCCGCTTCGACACGCTCTCGCTGTCCTCCGACGGCAAGGACCGTGTCCGCATCACGGGCGTTCGTGGCGAGCCACCCCCGCCCACGGTGAAGGTCTGCCTCAACCACCTCGGCGGGTACCGCAACGAGTCGACGTTCGTCCTCGTCGGCCTCGACATCGAGGAGAAGGCCCGCCTGGCCCGCGAGCAGCTCGAGGCCGCGCTGCCCCGCAAGCCGAAGGAGATCCACTGGACGCTCGTCCGGACCGACCGGGAGGACGCGCCCACGGAGGAGCAGGCGGCGGCGTTCCTGCGGGTGGTGGTGAAGGACCCCGACGCGAAGGTGATCGGACGGGCCTTCAGCGGCGCGGCGGTGGAGCTGGCGCTGGGGAGCTATCCCGGCTTCACGATGACGGCGCCTCCAGCGGACAGCGCTCCCTACGGCGTCTACACGCCGGCCTACGTCGACGCGGCGAAGGTGGAGCATGTCGCTGTCCTCCCAGACGGGACGCGCTCCGTCATTCCTCCTTCGGAGCAGACGCTGGCCCTCGGACCGGCGGAGTCACCCGCGCTCCCCGAGCCGCTGCCCGCGGGTCCAACGCGTCGAGTGCCACTCGGTCGCATCGTCGCCGCGCGGAGTGGCGACAAGGGAGGCACGGCCAACATCGGCGTCTGGGCCCGCACGGACGAGGCGTGGAGGTGGCTCGTGCATACGCTTACCTCGGACAAGCTCCGCGAGCTGCTCCCCGAGGCCGCCGCCTTCCCCATCGAGCGGCACCTCTTCCCCCGGCTCCGAGGGCTGAACTTCGTCATCGACGGGATTCTCGGCGAGGGCGTCTCGTCGTCTACGCGCTTCGATCCACAGGGCAAGGCGCTGGGCGAGTGGCTCCGCTCCCGCCACATCGATGTTCCCGAGGCACTGCTCAGGAACGAGCGGTAG
- a CDS encoding imm11 family protein — translation MPKRYFDLADDVYLPGRWELGHPLDQNGHQLEDPWQFRVGEPARFKGHVQIPAERPGIPLDFSHAAFSIPVVHARVASLLAEMAPSDVEIIPVGITGQPDQFSILNATRIVRCIDDKASEEVRYWRPEDGRPEKTGQYRAVYGMRIDPSKVGDARVFRTWGWTIALIVSEDIKEALDRAGITGVKFKEVTGPSAISHEERERNQRLIALREQTDAAREAFWRTLGRLDEEAIIPIVVGGSWPARRQVWRVIHRPGGRTLLVTDGLSDFFVDRVEPSVGFGLELALETDEPLKDAHESWPLLLLERVGDEVAEHERVREKVKTGWMSMEVSGKGMPQPLVTQEGRVGVLLGMGPSALPRSFPMPSGEVRLVTVQALLPTELSYLLEHGKKGRDELLRRFDEEGHGHLSRVGRSPVV, via the coding sequence ATGCCGAAGCGGTACTTCGATCTAGCGGACGATGTGTACCTGCCAGGGCGTTGGGAGCTGGGCCATCCCCTTGATCAGAACGGCCATCAGCTCGAAGACCCTTGGCAGTTCAGGGTGGGAGAGCCTGCCCGGTTCAAGGGCCATGTTCAGATTCCGGCCGAGAGACCCGGCATTCCCCTCGACTTCTCGCATGCAGCCTTCAGCATCCCCGTCGTCCACGCCAGGGTGGCATCCCTTCTTGCGGAGATGGCTCCGAGCGACGTGGAGATCATCCCTGTGGGGATCACCGGGCAACCGGATCAGTTCTCCATCCTGAACGCTACCCGCATTGTCCGCTGCATTGATGACAAGGCCTCTGAGGAGGTTCGGTACTGGAGGCCGGAGGACGGTCGGCCAGAGAAGACAGGACAGTACCGCGCCGTTTATGGCATGCGCATCGACCCCTCGAAGGTGGGGGATGCCAGGGTGTTCCGCACCTGGGGATGGACCATCGCCCTCATTGTCTCCGAGGACATCAAAGAGGCCCTTGATCGCGCGGGGATCACGGGCGTGAAGTTCAAGGAGGTCACCGGCCCCAGCGCCATCAGCCATGAGGAGCGCGAACGGAACCAGCGACTCATTGCGTTGCGAGAGCAGACGGACGCCGCCCGCGAGGCCTTCTGGCGCACTCTGGGAAGGTTGGACGAGGAAGCCATCATCCCCATCGTCGTGGGCGGCTCATGGCCCGCCCGGCGGCAGGTCTGGCGTGTCATCCACCGGCCAGGTGGACGCACCCTGCTGGTGACGGATGGACTCTCAGACTTCTTCGTGGACCGCGTGGAGCCGTCCGTGGGCTTCGGATTGGAGCTGGCCCTGGAGACAGACGAGCCCCTCAAGGACGCCCATGAGAGCTGGCCCCTGCTGCTGCTGGAGCGGGTGGGTGACGAGGTGGCGGAGCACGAGCGGGTGCGCGAGAAGGTGAAGACGGGCTGGATGTCCATGGAGGTCTCCGGCAAGGGCATGCCCCAGCCGCTCGTCACTCAGGAGGGCAGGGTGGGTGTGCTGCTGGGCATGGGGCCGAGCGCGCTCCCCCGGAGCTTCCCCATGCCGTCCGGGGAGGTGCGGCTCGTCACCGTCCAGGCGCTACTACCGACGGAGCTGTCCTACCTCCTGGAGCACGGCAAGAAGGGCCGGGACGAACTGCTACGGCGGTTCGACGAGGAGGGCCACGGACACCTGTCCCGCGTCGGGCGAAGCCCGGTGGTGTAA
- a CDS encoding ATP-binding protein → MLEEPSSDRPPDWQLAPGAAEPSAMAPSADLPYRELFLAVAEQIPDAIFTKDLQGRYTFINSAGARYLGLPPEQIIGRKDSDLMSPEEAQNTQEFDRQTLLAGRTLHAEMTEFMAGVRREWLSTKGLIQQDGQVRGLFGICRDLSEHRRSEAARTQSEALFRAAASSNFDAFCILRNEPEGLRLLRLNPHAEALLSCTALEAEGRLLSDFPQASFIAPAHLCEEVWRTGKSHDDEVEQVLPRQGRRWFRRQLNAVGDCMAVMVRDITEQRESEMRLRLNERMAAIGMLAAGVAHEINNPLAFVSSNLCYIDKELRRLKLSPNDLGEMMEAITDAREGADRMRDIVQSLRALARGDSITTRPMDLQEVLENSVHLIWGRLRSRGGLVRDYADLPQVMGNSVQLSQVFVNLLINAVQALPQSSGEIRLVTRLHSDTLVRVEVHDNGCGIPAEHLNRIFEPFFTTKPVGEGTGLGLSISHDIIRGLGGELTVSSIPGKGTTFRILLPVAPADAPLDEMH, encoded by the coding sequence ATGTTGGAGGAGCCGTCGTCGGACCGTCCTCCGGATTGGCAGCTGGCCCCGGGGGCCGCGGAGCCGAGCGCCATGGCGCCGTCGGCGGACCTGCCCTACCGCGAGCTCTTCCTGGCCGTCGCCGAGCAGATTCCGGACGCCATCTTCACCAAGGATCTCCAGGGCCGCTACACGTTCATCAACAGCGCGGGAGCGCGCTACCTGGGCCTGCCCCCCGAGCAGATCATCGGCCGCAAGGACTCGGATCTGATGTCGCCGGAGGAGGCGCAGAACACGCAGGAGTTCGACCGTCAGACGCTGCTGGCCGGGCGCACCCTGCACGCGGAGATGACCGAGTTCATGGCGGGGGTGCGCCGCGAGTGGCTCTCGACCAAGGGGCTCATCCAGCAGGACGGGCAGGTGCGGGGGCTGTTCGGCATCTGCCGTGACTTGTCGGAGCACCGGCGCAGCGAGGCGGCGCGCACCCAGAGCGAGGCGCTGTTCCGGGCGGCGGCCAGCAGCAACTTCGATGCGTTCTGCATCCTCCGCAATGAGCCCGAGGGCCTGCGCCTGCTGCGGCTCAATCCCCATGCCGAGGCACTCTTGAGCTGCACGGCGCTCGAGGCGGAGGGGCGGCTGCTGTCCGACTTCCCGCAGGCGAGCTTCATCGCGCCGGCCCACCTGTGCGAGGAGGTCTGGCGGACGGGCAAATCGCACGATGACGAGGTAGAGCAGGTGCTGCCCCGACAGGGGCGCCGGTGGTTCCGCCGCCAGCTCAACGCGGTGGGCGACTGCATGGCGGTGATGGTGCGGGACATCACCGAGCAGCGCGAGAGCGAGATGCGGCTGCGGCTCAACGAGCGCATGGCCGCCATCGGGATGCTGGCCGCGGGGGTGGCGCACGAGATCAACAACCCGCTCGCCTTCGTCTCCAGCAACCTCTGCTACATCGACAAGGAGCTGCGCCGGCTGAAGCTGAGCCCGAACGACCTGGGCGAGATGATGGAGGCCATCACCGACGCGCGCGAGGGCGCCGATCGGATGCGTGACATCGTCCAGAGCCTCCGGGCGCTGGCCCGGGGAGATTCGATCACCACCCGCCCGATGGACCTCCAGGAGGTGCTGGAGAACTCGGTCCACCTGATCTGGGGCCGACTGAGGAGCCGGGGCGGGCTGGTGCGCGACTACGCGGATCTGCCGCAGGTGATGGGCAACTCGGTGCAGCTGTCCCAGGTATTCGTGAACCTGTTGATCAACGCGGTGCAGGCCCTGCCCCAAAGCAGCGGGGAGATCCGGCTGGTGACGCGGCTGCACAGCGACACGCTGGTACGGGTGGAAGTCCACGACAACGGCTGTGGGATTCCGGCCGAACACCTGAACCGGATCTTCGAGCCGTTCTTCACCACCAAGCCCGTCGGAGAGGGAACCGGGCTGGGGCTGTCGATCAGCCATGACATCATCCGCGGGCTGGGAGGAGAGCTGACGGTGAGCAGCATCCCAGGCAAGGGAACCACGTTCCGCATCCTGCTGCCCGTGGCCCCCGCCGACGCTCCCCTCGACGAGATGCACTGA
- a CDS encoding AHH domain-containing protein, whose translation MAPGRLLVAVLLLALFTTCSTTPEVRLEAGQGPPLIHIPRTGESNPVELGKEEFTQAIAKEVRRMRPSFNPEKAAREQFEVSPRSGWYRYTQREGVVPLDAPPLASEWAEVAARVTQEYLQFCEALGKPGDCRKALMTHPVLTGDGRYALAMSFAIEEVVPEMMQAFKDLADPEAIKATLYWTMAIYAAMWLAPEPVFSKGLATVVTASFVCYIGVDTFWTLIQGFRRMVEELDHATTFAAIRDAGSKYGKVMGKNAARAFALLLTAAIGQTAASFSAKVPTLPGSAQASAAGAARVGVRLTEVAQVEAVTVTADAVTIALAPNAVAATAQSMSGAASRPVDAEGHDHHIATDKWTEATHSGGPWTPKFQKIFDRAGMSLNDPANIVRIRGHKGPHPQEYHEEIYRRLDDATTRCRTIQMCRQALEAELRALAEEISTPGTRLNRLVTRNP comes from the coding sequence ATGGCGCCTGGGCGTCTGCTCGTTGCAGTCTTGCTCTTGGCCCTGTTCACGACGTGCAGCACGACGCCCGAGGTACGCCTGGAGGCGGGGCAGGGCCCGCCCCTCATTCACATCCCCCGCACGGGCGAGTCCAATCCGGTGGAGTTGGGGAAGGAGGAGTTCACCCAGGCCATCGCGAAGGAGGTCCGGCGGATGAGGCCCTCTTTCAACCCGGAGAAAGCCGCGAGGGAGCAGTTCGAAGTCTCCCCACGCAGTGGCTGGTACCGCTACACCCAGCGCGAAGGAGTTGTTCCGCTGGACGCACCGCCCCTGGCTTCGGAGTGGGCCGAGGTGGCTGCGCGAGTGACGCAGGAATACTTGCAGTTCTGCGAGGCCCTCGGGAAGCCTGGGGATTGTCGCAAGGCGCTGATGACTCACCCTGTCCTTACCGGGGATGGCCGTTACGCCCTGGCCATGTCCTTCGCCATCGAAGAGGTGGTGCCGGAGATGATGCAGGCCTTCAAGGACCTGGCCGACCCGGAGGCGATCAAGGCCACGCTGTACTGGACGATGGCGATCTACGCGGCGATGTGGCTGGCGCCCGAGCCGGTGTTCTCCAAAGGGCTGGCGACGGTCGTCACGGCCAGCTTCGTCTGTTACATCGGAGTGGACACGTTCTGGACGCTCATCCAAGGCTTCAGGCGGATGGTGGAGGAGTTGGATCACGCCACCACGTTCGCGGCGATCCGCGATGCCGGGAGCAAGTACGGCAAGGTGATGGGGAAGAACGCGGCGCGGGCATTCGCCCTGCTGCTCACTGCCGCCATCGGTCAGACGGCGGCAAGCTTCTCAGCCAAGGTGCCCACGCTGCCGGGCTCGGCTCAAGCGTCAGCGGCAGGCGCAGCGCGGGTGGGAGTTCGACTGACGGAAGTGGCGCAGGTGGAAGCCGTGACCGTGACCGCTGATGCGGTCACCATCGCCCTGGCTCCCAATGCGGTCGCCGCGACTGCTCAGAGCATGAGCGGGGCGGCTTCCAGGCCGGTGGATGCAGAGGGACACGACCACCACATCGCCACGGACAAGTGGACCGAGGCCACTCACAGCGGCGGCCCATGGACGCCGAAGTTCCAGAAGATCTTCGACCGGGCCGGTATGTCGTTGAACGATCCGGCGAACATTGTCCGCATCAGGGGCCACAAGGGGCCCCACCCGCAGGAGTACCACGAGGAGATCTACAGGCGGCTCGATGACGCAACGACCAGGTGCCGGACGATTCAGATGTGCAGGCAGGCGCTGGAAGCAGAACTTCGCGCGTTGGCCGAGGAAATCTCCACACCGGGTACACGGCTCAACCGGCTGGTTACCCGGAACCCATGA
- a CDS encoding PAS domain-containing sensor histidine kinase: MSKARTESSRAQLEAVINAMADGVVVFDMDGNVVLVNEAEARICGFASAEEMKRDLAFFAEIYELSLEDGRHVPVKEWPVSLVLAGQTLNQLQLRARRRDTGQEWDIQFSGAPVRDDTGAQVLAVVITRDITDHVRAEKTLRASQERYRALFEAIDEGFCVMRMIFDEHDKAIDYQFLETNAAFERHTGLANAVGKKVSELVPQLDESWFRIYGRVALTGEALRFENHAPAMGRWFEVYASRVGEPERRLVTLVFKDITERKLAEQALRESEARAHQAAAKAEAESRLLDAVLAAAPAGIIVADATGRIVRTNPANARLWGVVPMSSSVDEYHEWKGWWADGSERQGRRVEAHEWALTRALRGESAPGDIVEIEPFDAPGTRRTMLNSGAPVRDSAGNILGAVVAQMDITARVAAEEAVRRSEERHRLVSLATNDVIWDWDLQTNQVEWNEAALEQLGYTPSAIGHTSEGWYSCIHPEDLDRVLKGIHAAIDGDQDSWTDEYRFRRSDGSYVTFLDRGHIGRDASGKAVRMIGSMFDLTERHRAEAALRESKERFEALADNISQLAWMADETGWIFWYNQRWFDYTGTTLEEMEGWGWRKVHHPEHVERVVERFRQHISSGEVWEETFPLRSKTGEYRWFLTRARPIRDELGRVRRWFGTNTDITAQRETEARLKEALKARDEFLSIASHELRTPLTSMKLQLHLMQRGLEHGDPSAASAERVRKLVEQSNRQIARLARLIDDMLDIARIQTGRLVIEPTPVDAVELTRDVLGRLGPHLAEAGTPATLEAPERLEARWDPFRIEQVITNLLTNAMRYGNHKPVTVRLRSREGRILLSVQDQGLGIAKASQERIFNRFERAISASVVSGLGLGLFISRQIVEAHGGRIWVESEGPGRGSTFCVELPAFAATARS, from the coding sequence GTGTCCAAAGCTCGAACCGAGAGCAGCCGGGCACAACTCGAGGCCGTGATCAATGCGATGGCCGACGGCGTGGTCGTCTTCGACATGGACGGCAACGTAGTCCTGGTCAACGAGGCAGAGGCCCGGATCTGTGGCTTCGCGAGTGCCGAGGAGATGAAGCGCGATCTCGCGTTCTTCGCGGAGATCTACGAGCTCTCGCTCGAAGATGGGCGCCATGTTCCCGTGAAGGAGTGGCCCGTCTCGCTGGTGCTGGCGGGCCAGACCCTCAACCAGCTGCAACTCCGCGCCCGGCGACGCGATACGGGACAAGAGTGGGACATCCAGTTCAGCGGAGCGCCCGTTCGGGATGACACGGGAGCACAGGTGCTCGCCGTCGTCATCACCCGCGACATCACGGATCACGTCCGCGCCGAGAAGACGCTCCGTGCTTCGCAAGAGCGCTACCGGGCGCTCTTCGAGGCCATCGATGAAGGCTTCTGCGTCATGCGGATGATCTTCGACGAACACGACAAAGCCATCGACTACCAATTCCTCGAGACGAACGCCGCCTTCGAGCGCCACACCGGGCTCGCGAATGCCGTGGGAAAGAAGGTCAGCGAGCTCGTTCCACAGCTCGATGAGTCCTGGTTTCGGATCTACGGACGGGTGGCGCTCACCGGCGAGGCGCTGCGCTTCGAGAATCACGCCCCGGCGATGGGCCGCTGGTTCGAGGTGTACGCGTCTCGCGTGGGCGAGCCGGAGCGCCGGCTGGTCACGCTCGTCTTCAAGGACATCACCGAGCGCAAGCTGGCGGAGCAGGCGCTCCGCGAGAGCGAGGCCCGCGCGCACCAGGCTGCCGCCAAGGCCGAAGCCGAGAGCCGCCTGCTCGACGCCGTGCTCGCGGCGGCGCCCGCGGGCATCATCGTGGCGGACGCCACCGGCAGGATCGTTCGGACGAACCCCGCCAATGCGCGCCTGTGGGGAGTCGTCCCCATGTCCTCCAGCGTGGACGAGTACCACGAGTGGAAGGGCTGGTGGGCTGACGGCTCGGAGCGGCAGGGCCGCCGCGTGGAGGCACATGAGTGGGCCCTGACCCGGGCCCTGCGCGGAGAGAGCGCGCCGGGCGACATCGTCGAAATTGAACCGTTCGACGCTCCGGGGACGCGCCGCACCATGCTGAACTCCGGTGCCCCCGTGCGGGATTCGGCGGGAAACATCCTCGGGGCCGTGGTGGCACAGATGGACATCACCGCCCGCGTCGCGGCCGAGGAGGCCGTCCGAAGGAGCGAGGAGCGGCACCGGCTCGTCAGCCTCGCCACGAACGACGTGATCTGGGACTGGGATCTCCAGACGAACCAGGTTGAATGGAACGAAGCGGCGCTGGAGCAACTTGGCTACACGCCCTCGGCGATCGGCCACACCAGCGAGGGCTGGTACAGCTGCATCCACCCGGAGGATCTCGACCGGGTGCTCAAGGGAATCCACGCGGCGATCGATGGCGACCAGGACAGCTGGACCGACGAGTATCGCTTCCGCAGGAGCGATGGCTCCTACGTCACCTTCCTCGATCGCGGGCACATTGGCAGGGACGCTTCCGGCAAGGCCGTGCGCATGATTGGCTCGATGTTCGATCTGACCGAGCGTCATCGGGCAGAAGCCGCCCTGCGGGAGAGCAAGGAGCGCTTCGAGGCGCTGGCAGACAACATCTCCCAGCTCGCCTGGATGGCGGACGAGACGGGGTGGATCTTCTGGTACAACCAGCGCTGGTTCGACTACACGGGCACGACGCTCGAGGAGATGGAGGGCTGGGGCTGGCGGAAGGTCCACCACCCGGAGCACGTGGAGCGCGTCGTCGAGCGGTTCCGGCAGCACATCTCCTCGGGAGAGGTGTGGGAAGAGACCTTCCCGCTGCGCTCCAAGACGGGCGAGTACCGCTGGTTCCTCACCCGCGCCCGTCCCATCCGGGACGAGCTGGGCCGGGTGCGCCGCTGGTTTGGAACCAACACGGACATCACCGCGCAGCGCGAGACCGAGGCGCGGTTGAAGGAAGCCCTCAAGGCACGCGACGAGTTCCTCTCCATCGCGAGCCATGAGCTGAGGACTCCGCTCACGTCGATGAAGTTGCAGCTGCACCTGATGCAGCGCGGCCTCGAGCACGGCGACCCGAGCGCCGCCTCGGCGGAGCGGGTCCGCAAGCTCGTGGAGCAGTCGAATCGACAGATCGCACGGCTCGCACGGCTGATCGACGACATGCTCGACATCGCGCGCATCCAGACGGGCCGGCTCGTCATCGAGCCGACCCCGGTGGACGCCGTCGAGCTCACCCGGGATGTGCTGGGGCGCCTGGGCCCGCATCTGGCCGAGGCAGGCACTCCCGCCACGCTGGAGGCGCCGGAGCGGCTCGAGGCCCGGTGGGATCCCTTCCGCATCGAGCAGGTCATCACGAACCTGCTCACCAACGCCATGCGTTATGGGAACCACAAGCCGGTCACCGTGCGGCTGCGCTCACGCGAGGGGCGCATCCTGCTGAGCGTGCAAGACCAGGGGCTGGGCATCGCGAAGGCGAGCCAGGAGCGCATCTTCAACCGCTTCGAGCGGGCCATCTCCGCGAGCGTCGTGTCGGGCCTGGGCCTGGGGCTCTTCATCAGCCGGCAGATCGTCGAGGCGCACGGCGGCCGCATCTGGGTGGAGAGCGAGGGCCCGGGTCGAGGCTCGACGTTCTGCGTCGAGCTCCCCGCCTTCGCGGCTACCGCTCGTTCCTGA